TCCGTCCAGTCGCTCGAAGCGACGCGCACGGTCCGCATTACCGGCCAGGTGCGCAATCCGGGGCCGTACCCCTACCGGAGCAACATGACGGTCCAGGACCTGCTGTTGCGGGGCGGGGGCCTGGCGGACAGCACCTACCTCAGCAACGTGCTGCGCTCCCGGGCCGACCTCTATCGGGAAAGCGACGACGGGCGTTCGGAACGGGTGCGTCCGTTCAACCTCGCCCGCGCCCTCCGCGGCAACGGCCTCGCGGACGAGCCCCTCCGGCCCGGCGACCGGATTCGCGTCTATCCGTTGCGGGCGGAGGTGAACCCGGACAAGTTCGTGGAAATCAGCGGGGCGGTGAAGGAGCCCGGCCGCTACGACTACCAGGAAAACCTGTCGGTGAAGGACGTCATTCTCAAGGCAAACGGCTTTGAGGAGGACGTCTACCTGGACGAGCTTCAGATCGCCCGCCCGAAGGCGGGAGCCCCCGGGATGCGGACCCTGCGGGTATCCCTCGATCGATCGCCGGGCTCGTCGGGGGCCGTGCGCTTCGCGGCGGACGACACGACACACGCGCTGCAGGCGGCGGCGACCGTTCCGGTGCAGCACCGCGACCGCGTGCTCGTCCGCTCGGACCCGGCGTACAGCGATCGGGACTTCGTGACGCTGCGTGGCGAGGTGCGCTTCCCGGGGGAGTACGCCCTGGAAGAACAAGACGAGCCGTTGTCCTCGGTGCTGGAGCGCGCCGGGGGACTCACGCCCGACGGATACCCGGGGGGCGGGCAACTCGTGCGGGACGAGGAGCGGTTTGTCCTCGACCTCCAGCGGGTCCTCCGGGGCGACGAAGACCTTGGGCTGCGGAACGGGGACGAAATCGTCATCCCCACGACGCCCAACAGCGTATCGGTGCGGGGCAACGTGGCACAGGAAGGACGCATCAAGTACCAGCAGGGCGAGGACGTGGACTACTACCTGGAGCGGGCGGGCGGCGTCCGCGACAGCACAAAGAACATCTACCTGACCCAGGCCACCGGCGAAACCCGGAAGGTAGAGTCCGGATGGTTTGCCCGCTCGCCCGCCGTGACCGACGGGGCCGTGATCCGCGTCACCAAAGAGGCCCCGCCCCCGGACGACCAGGACGGCGTGGACATCGGCAAGACCATCCGGGACGTCACCGGCGTCCTCTCCGGCGCACTCACCATCATCGTGCTCGCCACGCGGGCGTTCGACTAGTCCCCGCGGTGGTTCACAGTGCTCTCGTTTCCCATGGGCAGTCCTTCACCACCAGAGCCATCAGGCGACGGGTCCCCCGCTCGCCTTCCTGCGCCGGGACGCGAGGTCGCCCCCCTGGATGTTTTGGTGACATTGGTCCGTGAGCGGGGCCTTTTCGTCCTCGTGGCGGGAGCAGTCGTTCTGGGCGGTCTGACATACGCCGTCGCAAGCCCGAGCCAGTACACGGCGGAGTCGACGGTCGTGCGGGAGGCCGTGGACAAAGATCAGACCCTTCCGGGCAGCCTGCCCTCTCTCCCCGGGCTGGACCTCAGCACGGGCGATGCCGGCGGTTCAGGGCCGCCTCCAAGCTCGTATCCAGATCTTCTCACGAGTCGCGAGGTGCGCCTCGCCGTCGCCCGCGATACGTTTTTCTTTCCGACGACTGGTCGCCACAGCACAGTTGTCGCACACGTCGACCGCCCGGCCAGTCTTGGTCAGCGCCTCCTCAACTACACCGTGTGGTTGCCCTGGACGCTCAAGGAACGGGCCATGCAGGGTCTGGGGAGCGAGACTGTCTCCCCGATCGGTACGCCCGGAGACGAAAACGGACTTATTGTGCCGACGGAGGCGGAGCAGGAGGCCCTCGACATGCTCGCCGAAGCTGTGACCGCCGAGGCACAGGGGGGCGGCTCGCTCGGGGAAACTCGGAGGCTCATGACCATATCCACGACGGCCCCCGGTCCAGGCCTCGCGGCGCGACTCAACGAGAGTTTCGTGGAGCACCTCCGGCGTCGCGTTCGGGCAATTCACGCCCAAAATACCCAGCAGGACCTTCGGTTTGTGCGGACCCGGCTTGCGGACGCCCGCCGCGAGCTGAAGCAGGCCGAAGACAGCCTGTCTCAGTTTCTGGAACAGAACCGGAGTGTTCTCGCCGATGGAGATGTCCCTGCTCTTTCGTTTCGACGCGACCGTCTCCGGCGCCAGGTTCGCTTCAAGGAACAGTTGTATAGCCAGTTGCAGGGGCGGCTCACGGAGACCCGCCTCCGGCTTCAGCGGCGGCAGCCTGTGGTGACGGTGGCTGAGCAGGCGGCCCCCCCACCCACTCCAAGTGCGCCCAACCGCCTCTTGATCGTGTTCATAAGCATCGGGATCGGGCTCGTCGCCGGGGCTGGGGCCGTCTACTTCCGGTCTCTGCGAACGTCCGTGGAGGAGGACGAGGATGGACAGGAAAAGCTGGCAAGAATCCGCCAGGGTCTCACCGTCGCGGGACTTGCTCAAGGCGTGCGCGACGAGATCGGGAAGAGGCGAAATTGATGGTCTCCGGGCGGCGACAACGACCGAGGACTTTTACAACGAGACCGCGCCGGCAATGCCGCAGGACGCCCTCGTTTACCCACAGACCAGAAGGTGCGTACGTATTGCTGGTTCTCTTTCACGATCTGGAGGCCTACTCTCTGTTCGTCCCTCCTCTAATCTATCCCTCCTCTAATTTAAACGACGCAAGCATGTGTACAGCGCACCCGCGCTCGGAGACCTCAAGGGACAACAGTCTTCCAAGAATCAGTCATGATGTCGCCTCCTTCATTATTCGCCGTACGCGATGAGTCAGTTGTTCATTGTCGGAAGCCGAGGCATTCCGGCGGCCTATGGAGGCTTCGAGACGTTCGCCGAGGAACTGTCCACACGCCTCGCTGCCCGTGACCGGACGGTGTACGTCACCTGCGAACAGGTGGTCGAGGACGCCGAGCCGCCCGCCACGTATCAGGGTGTCAAACTCCTCCACGTGACAACGCCCGACCACGCCCTCCGGCCAATCCTTGCCGACCTGATCGCGCTGTGGAAATGCTACCGCCGTGGAGAGCCCGGCGATGTCGTCTATCTTCTAGGCTACGGGGTGGGCCCGTTTGCGTGGCCGCTGCTGAAGGGTCTCCGCGCACAGGGAATAACAATTTGGCTCAACCCAGACGGGGTTGAGTGGCGCCGCTCCCACTGGTCGTGGGGAGCAAAGCTTTACCTTCGCTTTTGTAGCTGGTTTCTGCCTCGTCAGGTCGATAGACTGATCTGTGATTCGGAGGCCATCCAGGACCACCACTCCCAGAACAACGGTGTCGACCCCTCTCATACCGACATGATTGAGTACGGGGCGCCAGTCGTGCACCCGGACAATCTGACCGCGTCGGTGAAGGCACAGCGGGACCAGTACCTCCGCCAGTACGATCTCTCTCTGGACGAGTACTACATCCAGGTGGGACGACTCGTCCCCGAAAACAACCTCGAACTCATGATCCGGGCCGTGTCCGACCCGCAGATTTCCCGACCGCTGTTAATTATTGCAAATCGCGACTCACACAACGGATATCATCAGAGGCTGCGAGCCCTGGCGGAGGAGCACGGTGCCTCTGGACAGATCGTTTTCGGAGGAACCGTCTACGATCAGCCCCTCCTGCGGGCCATCCGAATCGGTGCCCACGCCCATCTGCACGGCCACGAGGTGGGCGGCACCAACCCGGCTCTCGTCGAAGCAATGGGCCTCGGCTCCCTCATTCTCGCCCTCAATACCCGATTCAACAGAGAAGTGCTCGGTCGGGCCGGGCTGTATTTCGGAAAGAGCGTGAAGGACCTCGTCCGAATGCTCCATCTCGCGGACCGACTTTCTGATGCGACCATCCAGAAGCATCAGCAGCGGGCCGTCGAGCGGGTCCGGTCGCATTACAACTGGCCCCGAATCGTCGACGCGTACGAACGCCGCATTTGGGACACCGCCACGCGCCCCGGCTCGGGAGCAGAATCGAAGCCGCCGCGGAATGCCGTTCGGCTCAACGGCCCGGATTGCCGTTGACTCGGGAGGGCCCGTGGATTACGTTTGGAACACCAATTCATCGACGGAAACTGAGGGGTCTGTGGCTTTTGGAGGACGCCCCGGTTCCTGCGCCTCCGGGTAGCCCCTGTCCTGCTTTGCATTCTCTCACGGCATTCCGTCCTCCGCGAGTCCTCCCGTTAGGCTGTTTTTGGGCCTCTCACTTTGGGCCTCTCAAGGGCAGGCCATCGAACATCTTCGTCAATCTGCTTCGTGCGATGCCCCAAGTCACTGCCGCTATCAGGCGACGATGTTTTGTCCCCTCCCCCCTGATGCGTGTGCTCCTGCTCGGGGGGCTCGTGGCGACGATCGGACTCACCACGGCCGGCAGTGCGTCGGCCCAAGTGCAGGCGGACACGACAGCCTCCTGTGCCGACCGGCTGGACACCGCGGAGCAGGCGTACCGCAACCGGAATTTTGGGGAAGCCCTCTCCCTGGCCTCTCAGTGCACCGATCAGGAGGAGGTGGGGGAGGAGACAGCCCTCCGGGCCTACCGGCTCATCACGCTCGCGTCCCTGCGGCAGGGCGCCCTGCTGCAGGCCCGCACCGCCGTCGAAAACATGCTCCAAATCGACCCCGGGTACACGGCCGACCCGGTGAACGACCCGCCCTCCTACGACCTCTTCGTCTCGATGGTGCGGGAGGACACCTCCCCCGAGGCCACGGCGGACGCGCAGCCCGACACGACGAGGGCCGGGGGGAACGAGCCCCCCGAGCCCCCAGAGGCCCGGTCCGCGCCTCGCGCAGGCCGAGGGGTCTTTGTCAAGTTCGGGGGCGGGATTTCAGACTACACCGGCGACTACCCAGCGCAGAACGTGGGCCACCCCCTCGACCTCCAGGAGTTCATTACAGGATCGGGGGCTCCGCTGATGGCATCGGTCGAACTGGGATATCAGGTGTCGCCGGGCTGGGCCGTCGTAGCCGGCTTTCAGGTCGGCAACTACCCCATCGTGGGGTATAAAAAGCCCACGATTAACGACTCGCACCGCTACACGCCACAGCTTTTGATTCGTCACACATTCCGAAACCCCGAGCGAACAGTACGCCCTTACATCGACGTCGGCGGAAACGTGACGTTCGGCGGCGAGCGGTTCACGAGCATGGGCGCCGGCCCGTCCGTGGGTGGGGGGATCAACATTTCACTGGGCCGCACCGCCTCATTTTACATTGAGTCCCGGCTCAACACCACATTCCCAGACGGTGCGATTGACGCCGCCGAGTTTAGCGATACCGGGGTTTGGGGCTCGTTTGATTCTTTGAATCAGCTTCTCGGGGTGGGAATACAGCTCCAATTGTGGGGATCTTGACCGTGATCGGTCCGGGTGAGCGGGGTCACGTGACACTGCTCAGAATGTCCAGATACTGTTCGGTTACTCGGTCCCGTTGGAACCGATTTAGCGCCGATCGCGGAGCCGGGTCAATCTTTCCATCGAGGGCCTCCTCAACCCCCATTGCCAACGCGGATGGATCTTCGACCGGGACAAGCTTCCCATGTTTTCCCCCTTCGAGAATCTCGGCCGGGCCGCTCGGACAGTCTGTCGAAACCACCGGCGTACCGCAGGACATCGCTTCGATGAGCACATTTCCAAGTCCTTCGGATTTCGACGATAGCACAAAGACGGACGCTTTCGACATGTATTTCAGCGGATTCGAGACAAACCCCGGCATCCAGACCTGATCGCTCACTCCGAGATGCTCCGCCTGCTGCTCAAGGGCTCGACGTTCCGACCCTTCGCCGAAAATGACGAGGCGAGCGCGACGACTTTTTCTCACCTTAGCGAAGGCTTCGAGGAGGACCGAGAATCCCTTCTCCTCAACCAGCCGCCCTACACCAAGAACTACGGGAGTGCCTGAATTCTGAAACCAGGAGTGTTCGACATCCCGGTTAGCATGCCCGAGCGTTTCCATACTAACCACCGGGTTGTATACAACATCAAACTTCTCTCGTCGCATGTGGAGCCTTTCAGAAACCCTGTCAGCAAC
This is a stretch of genomic DNA from Salinibacter grassmerensis. It encodes these proteins:
- a CDS encoding DUF1972 domain-containing protein encodes the protein MSQLFIVGSRGIPAAYGGFETFAEELSTRLAARDRTVYVTCEQVVEDAEPPATYQGVKLLHVTTPDHALRPILADLIALWKCYRRGEPGDVVYLLGYGVGPFAWPLLKGLRAQGITIWLNPDGVEWRRSHWSWGAKLYLRFCSWFLPRQVDRLICDSEAIQDHHSQNNGVDPSHTDMIEYGAPVVHPDNLTASVKAQRDQYLRQYDLSLDEYYIQVGRLVPENNLELMIRAVSDPQISRPLLIIANRDSHNGYHQRLRALAEEHGASGQIVFGGTVYDQPLLRAIRIGAHAHLHGHEVGGTNPALVEAMGLGSLILALNTRFNREVLGRAGLYFGKSVKDLVRMLHLADRLSDATIQKHQQRAVERVRSHYNWPRIVDAYERRIWDTATRPGSGAESKPPRNAVRLNGPDCR
- a CDS encoding glycosyltransferase, which produces MCERPSRVSLFWGSLVGGGIEHVMVALAQGFLNRGIDTDIVLLKKKGELLGSLPSDCRVFNLRANGLVESVPSLATYLRHHHTSVLLSAAPYPNRVALLAKVITGGFTPIVISEHNVSPIAGSRSMLPDWGLTHITKATYLLADRAVAVSEGVADRVSERLHMRREKFDVVYNPVVSMETLGHANRDVEHSWFQNSGTPVVLGVGRLVEEKGFSVLLEAFAKVRKSRRARLVIFGEGSERRALEQQAEHLGVSDQVWMPGFVSNPLKYMSKASVFVLSSKSEGLGNVLIEAMSCGTPVVSTDCPSGPAEILEGGKHGKLVPVEDPSALAMGVEEALDGKIDPAPRSALNRFQRDRVTEQYLDILSSVT
- a CDS encoding GNVR domain-containing protein translates to MTLVRERGLFVLVAGAVVLGGLTYAVASPSQYTAESTVVREAVDKDQTLPGSLPSLPGLDLSTGDAGGSGPPPSSYPDLLTSREVRLAVARDTFFFPTTGRHSTVVAHVDRPASLGQRLLNYTVWLPWTLKERAMQGLGSETVSPIGTPGDENGLIVPTEAEQEALDMLAEAVTAEAQGGGSLGETRRLMTISTTAPGPGLAARLNESFVEHLRRRVRAIHAQNTQQDLRFVRTRLADARRELKQAEDSLSQFLEQNRSVLADGDVPALSFRRDRLRRQVRFKEQLYSQLQGRLTETRLRLQRRQPVVTVAEQAAPPPTPSAPNRLLIVFISIGIGLVAGAGAVYFRSLRTSVEEDEDGQEKLARIRQGLTVAGLAQGVRDEIGKRRN